In the genome of Mangifera indica cultivar Alphonso chromosome 9, CATAS_Mindica_2.1, whole genome shotgun sequence, the window CCCACTAAAAGTATACATAGGGTTTTTATGATTAGTCATCCGATCGCCTCATcacaattatataattctaaAGGTATATTATTTGTACGATCGtataaatagacaacatatcaattgaataataataaatcatttgtcaattattaatataaaagtacatacacaaatgtcaaattcgattGGCTTTAGAGCACCTACCCTAACAATGTGTGTTGATGAGCAATGCTTATGGCATTCACAATCAATAAGAATTAAACCCACTGACTTATTTGAAGTTTGTTATACACtttccacacacacacacatctaAGAGATCAAATAAAACCATACATAGACAAGTTAGGGTTCAAGCTTTCAGCCAATTATTTAAGATGAAATTTGTATTGGTTGATCATATTTATCAACCCAATGAGATCATTATGGATATTGTCAAGaggtataaaattgataaataatattcatagaTATAACAGGAAATAAATTGGACAATATAAGTATTGAGGGGCATACtagaaaaaatcatttattcttgtcctagattattgctacaatttagaATGTGTTAATCTGGGTACTATGATGCATATACAAATGGATGAGTAACAATGCTTTCAGtactttttcatggcattaggttGTTGTATCTATGCATTCCAACAACGCATTTGATCAATAATTGCCATTGATGTTGTTTTCTTAAAGGGTCAATATCTGGGATATTATTTCTCATTGTAGCATTGGATGGGAATAATCAGATTTATCCAATAACTTTCAGCATTTAAGGAAAGGAAAATTATCCaacatggtgttggtttctgAAAAAACTTTAAGATTATATTAGTAAAGTACCAGAGTTGGCAATTATTTTTAACCGACATCATACAATCTACTCTGTAATGGTTAAGGTCTTTCCAGATTTTTACCATAGATGTTATTTTCATCACCTTCTTTGTAACATACGATCAAAGTACAAATGTAACTCAAAAGTCATGTGTTTGTATTAGAAAGTTATGAAGGTCTATACAGAGCCAGAGTTTGAGGTTATGATGGGATCACTTAACGAGATACAACCTACAGTAGGAGATTACATgattatacaaataacatatctTTAGAATGATAGAATTGTGACGAGAGGATCAGACAATTGATTGTGGGAACCCTATGcacacattaagtggtcattctataAATGTTcataatcctaacattacaaTAACTAAGGGCATATGTAATGgtgatgaaattatcataatgttaagCAACCCTACAAAAAAGTGGTGAtaattctcatgtgtcaaagctGTTTGCTGATAACTTTGTGTAACACATAAGTGCACTTTGTAGACGTGTTCATCAAACTAACCCCatcaaaggatatccatatggatagttgttctagtgtctatggaacaaatcctctTAACACTATAGTGATCTTTGGACTTTAGGTTGTCAAACCATCTTGTGTAAAGATCAGTATGATAAAACACTATCCCGAGTATCATTATAATagaggtatcataaaggtagtgattggTCATATTGTAAGAAGCATAGAGACTATGATTGATCAATAGAAGATTTATCACTCTTGAGAataggagaagatatcttatatgtgaatgttgaaagacatttgtgattgtttgaatttatggccATAATAGGATAAGGTTGTAACCTAATTTGTGTAAGTCATTTATGTATATTAGCTCACATCAAAGAACTACTAAGATGACACACTTCTACGTCTCAGCCTCAAAAGATATCAGTTgagaaaagattgaattgcatatgactgtgatgttgtaaaagtttatagAGATGTTCATTGACACTTTGTCATCCAAGTGACAATGAAGCTTTACCAGATACCAATCTTGATTTATGTCTAAATTCAACCTAAATTTAGACACTATCAATTTGATAGAGAGATTATGAATCACGCACATTAAAGGGTTGATATGAACCTAGAGGTAAGGatagttttacaataattttagGATCATGGAAAAAGATAAACGTATGAATGTGCTTTGACTATAATCATTTGGTATGCACAATGTCACTTGGCATTCTGGAAATGCATTGCATGGTTTTAGCTAGGAGTCCAACTAAGTAAGGCCAAGAAATGGATGCAAGTTAACTAACTTAGTTAACTCgtgggtaaggtgttttagttaaacaagaaTTCTTTAGAGTCCTTGTCtgataaaaagtttaggttgagttagaatcttaatttcattaggattcctatgcattaaaaactttcaataaatgaatagtattaatttaataagaactcttggacacTTTATCACCTAATTAGTTAGAATCataactaacttaggattcatacatatattataaataaaagtatttagtttgagtcaaaagttctttttttttaagaagcCAACATGTACATCCTAAACACACATTTTCACACTTGGAACCTTGTTGATACAAGCTTCCATTATTGTGACCTTCTTCTCACTTTGTcatgatctaatttccaagattcAGTTGACAGGAGCCCTAACGGTCTTCTTTCTAGATTGCCTCTCATATGTACTcgtatggataccaaggtgcTGCCTTAAGAAGGTTGGATAATGATCTTTATATAGCCACATGAAGTCTTGGATGAGCCAACAATGtaggtataatttttaaataccatACGTGTGTTTAAGATGTTCATaaatttatgcattaaaacatatatcttggatgggttttaggatctttgatatttttaaattttaatttcgatGCACTACTAGTTGACAATGCCTTAAAAACCTACACAACACTGTTTCAATGTTGACTaggatattaataaaatgaaatggtTTTAACACTTAACAAGGATAACAATTTGGTTTGACAAATTTGATCCCAACCTACTTTATCTCAAATAGGAAGGTGATTCTCCaacaaaaaataagtatacGACAAGGACAAGAAGAGATGTAATACCTAAAATCAAGAATAAGGCAAGGAAGAATTAGGAAAATAATATATCTATCTCTAACCTCACCTAACTTGTCCCTACCTTGTACCTGTGACTCTAAAACATTAATACATATATTCATTGGCTCGCATAATTCAACAGCTTTGTCACTAACCTCTCATCTTTCTACCCTAACAATATCACGTCATGCCAACTATTCTAAGTCATAGGCCCCTTCCCCCTTCCGTTTGCCACCATGACACAATCTAATTCTATATCAATCCTAATGTTCATCAATTGCATATCTATATTATAGAAAATCTACActgagttaattaatatttcattccATCAAAATTAGAATACtactttaattcaaaatcatatatcaGATGATAACAGATCATCTATGTACCCaaagtatatacacataattttattgaataaataaatgtattttctGACCAATTTTCTTCTACTGTAAATTTAAGTGTTGAAATTGCACTTCCTTTTTTAGAGATGACCAAAATAATCTCTTAAACATTTTACCAACAATTTTGAAGTCTCCTCAAGTCTCACTCTTAAGTACGAATGATATCTgccttatttaaaattaattaccaaGGTTTTGCATAATTTATGGAGCTCTTCCCATCTTCATGTTCCCAGTAATCAtcataattatttctttttcatagaTAAGGCAAAGCACATTAATTTTGAACTTTCATAGGTGTTTCTTCAATCTTGGTTTTGATGTGAATGTCTTTGTGGGTAATacttttgttgttttatcttaGTTGCAAGGGTTTGGTAAATGTTAAAAAAGGGTTTGATAAGATGCCTAAGAGAGATTACATCTTCAATTCAgtaattattgatgattttccCATAGATAAGGAACAAGAATTCCTTTTCATCCTTATGTTGAGAACAAGGGAAAACTCCCTTACACGAATAAGTATAGGTATCAAGGTATTCAACCCCACCAGCCTTGTTGCCATCCCTAAAACTTAATATCTTAATCGCATTCAAACTATTGAGAACTCTTAATAACCTCTTAAATATCCCTACCAATGAGTGCTAGCTTAGCCATAACTCATAACAACATCCTAACTCACATGGGAAATTCCTCATGACAGAGTTTAGCCAGGTGTCTTCCAATGGCCATATCGAGTTGAGATGCAAGTAAATGAACCAATAAGCCCATGGCAATGGCCCACATGAGCAACCACAAGAATGAGTAGTTGGCAATCATGTCAACCTAGTTTTCTTTCTCCAAGTTTGTTGGATCGAGAAAAGCAAAGCTCCTCAATAAATCAAGACCAATGAAAAGATAAAGCTTCTTCCATGAAAGTGATGCCGTGCTCACTAAGTCGTCAAGGTCAACATTGTCAATCCAAATGTTTGCTACCTTCCCACATGAATCATAGGCTCTTGCTTCTTCATCATGTGCTAAGAGCAATTGTTTGGGCAATTGTGTTCTTGCAAAgtaaagaataaaatcattaattttaataataaatatacacaCTAAGGTATGGTGATTGTGGAGGTTTGGTTTATTTGGTTTCATTATAACATTAATGTTGATGCACATATACTACTTAGATGAATAGAAGATGAAATCGAATTAAGGTAGAAGGAAAAAGTGAAATGTCTCACTTAGTTTTGTTAATTGAAGTAATCAATTTTGTCttcttaaacaaaataatgttgttttgttgaaaaacttaaaaggaaaaatatttaaGGTTTTGGTCCGAACTAATACTCAccaaactataaattatttttattgaatttcttATATAGAACCAAACCATTCTTCACTTTAAACCAAAACTAAAGTGATATTTTGAACAATTTAATCTGACTTTTAAGTTGAGACTTTTGGTGCATTTATTAGGAgcaaattatcttgataatccaTGAGATGTGCGGCTTTGTGTTTCAGATCtgtcattttcttcaataattattccaaataatttctttcttaattatttttatagaaaaatcaaaaatataaCAAGATGTGTATTTATTAGTTAATgcatttatgttattattatttctttaatgtGACGACGaatattttatctcttaaaattaaaacatgtgTAGTCACAGCCCTCCTTAAATGATTCTTTCACTATTTAgctatttaaattttcatataaagatTGCAAGGAGTCAAactttcaaaacttaaatttactGACAGCAAAATAGTTACTTAAATATTGTAGTAAATTAATACTATAAACTTTATACTTAAAATTGTCAAGCTGTTACAAGCATAACCTTTACAGGCCACACCCAGCTGTATCTGAGggtaactttattttatttttatttctccttATTGTCAGATGGGTTTCTATTTAAAATGCCCCTAtagttatcaattttttattgacaaaatgttttttttgtGGCATGCAAGTGAAACAATAAGTTGTGGGTAAAAAGCTTTGTTAAAATGGAATTTGAAGTCTATTAAAAACGACCAAGTCAATTCTCCTTGTTTATATGATGCAGCTCAAGCAATCTTATTCAAATCTGACATGCCCTTGGCCCCTTTTCAATATAACACAAATCACTATGGCCTAACAAAAACTTTGGGATCTCTTATATGTGAGTCTTCTTTGAAACTTCCTATGCGTCAACTTTCTTCCCTGGAAATAACAATACCTCGTTCTATactcaaaaaacaaaataacattctTCTGTGTCTCAAATTTTGAACAAGGAAAAAGAATTCCCACCTCTATAAGGTAACTATACTCAACACTGTCTTGTAGCTTTGATTCCCAAGGACGAAATTTTGTTGTATCATTTGAAAATGGATTCATTCAATGTTGGAGTAGAAGCAGATTCTGAAGATTGTGCTGAGTCTAAGATGCTCTCTATAAGTGATGCACCTTCTGAGGATGAGATTGAGAATAGCAAAAGCAGACATAGAGAGGCAAATCATAAGATGAAGTTGAGATCTATCAGGCTGTCAAGATTGCCGAGCATACGATCATgtatgagattaaaaaaatctcCCTCCTGTCAATCTCCAAGCTTGTTATCTGGTTATGCTGCAAGCACAGAAGAGTCAACCCCAATTGTCATCTCAGATGCATCACAAGaaccaaattatattaaaccaACGAGCTGTTCCAATGCAAAGAATGGGAATTTTCAGGCAAGTGAAACCATTCTAAATTTCTGTTTGTAGTCATACTTTTGCTTTATTAGAATTCAGGTGAATTGAAACTGTAGACTGCATCCATTGAACAGAAACCATCAAGAATGTTATCAAGTCGATCTACTTTCAAGCCAGTGAAGAGTCCAACTAGAGTATCTAGTACAAAATTCAGGAGGCTGTTGATGAGGGTATCGTCTAGAGGAATTGACCAGAAGAACATCCTGTGGAAGACGAGGTCAATCAAGATTGCAAGTATTGGAAACCCAAGAGCATCTAGTAGAAAGGAGGAAAATGCTCATGATCAGCCTTCAATTCTTTTAACAAGTAAGGCAGACACATCAGAAACATATTCAAAGGCACATCTTCATTCAAGTCTGAATAATCCTGAATCTAGTATTCATAACAATGATCAGAAtagaagaaattcaaaaatagcAAAGTCAAAATCAGATTCCTCGGCAAGAGTTTTTAAAAGATCAACAACTCTGAGACCTCAGAGGTTCTTAACAAAAACAGCAAGTCTGAAACCAAAGAGGCCCTCCAAGAAATGCTCAGAATTTTCTGAAGATTTAGACTTGAGTGTTGTCAGAGCTACATGTTCTTCAACTCTTAAAAAGTTTTCTCCGGTATTGGGCTGCAAATGGGAGGAAATGAATCTGGAGGAATCTCAGCTGTGAAAATTTGTCCATATTCATATTGTTCTCTTCATGGTCATCGACATGGCAACTTACCTCCATTGAAGCACTTTGTATCAATGTGCAGGCATTTGTTGAATACACAGAAGAGCACGAAACCAGACAGTCTCCCTGTTCCAAAGGCAAAGCATTCTATTAATAGGAGGAAAGGAACTAAGACAAATCAGATGGTCCATAATGGAGGTTCTTTTGATCAACAAGCTGCCAAAGACAGAAGAGAAAAATCTTCAGTTACTGATAAGGCGCTCAAGGTCAAGCTGACAGTAGAAGGCACTCATTGTATAGAAGATAAACATATGGATGTTTCTGAAAATCTCACTGACATATTGATTGGTAAAACATCATGTCACCAATCAACTTTGGAACAACCAAAAATCAGTTAACTCTCTGAAGGACAAACCAAGCATTCAGGTTGGTGTGGTATCAACATTTAAGGAAACAAATGATGAATGCTATAACAAATCAATAGAACCTGTTTATCCGATTCCTGAAGCCAGTGACGGTAAGAGATCAGAGGGGCAAATTGTTGCATCAGGCACTCACAGTGGAGAAAATAAACTCATTGAAACCATGGGTTCCAGTTTTCCACCAGTCAAGGATTCCATTCAAAGTACTCTATCCTTGCAGTGTGATGATATTGTGAGCACCAGAAATGAGGGAGGTCCAACAGATGCAGCAGTGAACCAGAAAGTCAATGGAGAAACAGTTGCATGTTTGAACTTGGAAATGTTCAAAGGTTACTATTCTGGATCAGAAAAAGTTCTCGATGTCACTACAACCAGGGAAGTCGATGAAGAAAAGAACGAAAATTCTGAGCTAGACAACTTGGAAATGTTCAAAGGTTACTACTCCAGATCAAAAAAGGTTCTTGATGCCACTACAACCATGGAAATTGATGAAGAAAAGAATGAAGACTCTGAGCCAGACAGTCATTTCCATGAAGGGTTTTCACGATCTGGTGATGCAATACTAAATTTTACAACTCATGAATACCACAAAACCcaaataaaaaagcaaaagtTTACAGGATTTTGGGGTCTGATATATCAGCATATGGTATCAAGTATTGCTACAGAGGTTGAAACCGAGCTACCTCAAGAtggcaaggacaaagaagaagaagatgaagaaaaccACATATTATCTCATAATGACCCTGTTTCTCACCAGAGTTTTTCTGGAACAGATTGAGACATGAAAATAAGAGATAGTGATGCAGGCAACCAGAAATTTGTGCTCTGGCAGAGTGGCGCCATTAAGCTAGTACAAGAAGCTTTTGACAAAGTCCTCTCAGAAATTCCTGACCAGCCAGCTGATGATCAATCAATAACCAGTGACACTTCAGAACAAGATTTCTTGGAGAAGAAGCAAGTTGAAGATAGAAAGGATGACATCTCATGTTCCTTTGATCGCAGTAATGAGAGTGTAGTACAGGATCCAGAAGAAACACAGCTAAATGTTATTAATAGTGATACCTCTGAAGAAAGGAAAGCAGCATCACAACTGGGGGGCAAGTCTAGCCGGCAAATTTCCAAGAACTGGAGCAatctgaaaaaaataattattcttaagAGATTTGTCAAGGCACTAGAAAAGTTAAGGAACTTTAATCCTCAGAAGCCACAATGTCTACCAGTGAAGCCTGATTTGGAAACAGAAAAGGTTAGTCTGCGACATCAAGATAcagaagagagaaaaaacacTGAAGAATGGATGCTTGATTTTGCACTTAGACAAGTTATTTCTAAACTAGCTCCAGCCCAGAAGAGAAAAGTAGCTCTGCTTGTGCAAGCTTTTGAAACAGTGTCTCCGCTTCCAGAAACTAGCGCTAATATGAGGCCCAATGCAACTGCTTCTGCTCAGGCAACTCCAGCTCAAGCCACTAGTgagcaaaataataaattgctTTCTAGAGCCTCAGATGCTGAAATGAGTATGAGTTTCAAAGACACTCTAGAGCAAGTTGGTGGTTTTTCTTGTGCAAAACAACTCATTCAAGGGAAATGTTCTGAGCTGAAAGAAAGAAGTGTACCATGTGGTGATAGTAATACAGTAATGAGTACATTGGTTTCTAATGCTGTCCAAACAAATTTGGAGGAAGGGAAACAATTGCTTTCAAGCTTGATAAAGTGAATAATAATTCCGTGTTCAGAGAGTACCAGCCTGATTCCATTAACTCCTCTCCAACAAAGCTTGTAAAGTTGACATTGTCAGATAAGGCATCCTCAAAGCTAGATGACAAGCTTAACACCTGTCATGAGGAATTAGTAAATGGAAAAATCCTCACAGAGATATATGATTTGCAAATCAATGATCTAGATATTAAATTCAACAATGGAAAGCTGGAGACCAATAAGGCAGCTGATAAACAAGCATGTTCACCCAAAAGCGCGACCCCAGAAAATTATGCAAAATCAACTGCAGTTTGCAGTGTGACCACTTCAGCTTCATTTTCTGAACTGTTGGAGGCATCAGCAACAGCTGGCAGAGAAGAAGCTGATCAGAAATATGAATTCCTCCAAGAGTCTTCTCAATTAGAAGAACCTGAGTCAAACAACACCACTAGTATATCAGAAGAAGCCACAATGGAGAAATGGAAACACAAGAGGCTCTGGTACTTATTACAGAAGCACATGATCTCAAGTAGCACTGAAGGTGGAACACAATCACTTCTTGAGGATGTTGAGAACAAGGACCAAGGGGATGAAGTCAACGTCTTGCTTGAAATGGAAAATGCAGGTTCTTGCAAGGATTCATCAGAATTGAACCAGGAAACAATAATTGACAACAAAAATGGAAGCAGCCAAAAATTGAATGTGATCAGATTGAAGCCATAAAGCTCATTGAACAAGCAATTGATGAAATTCAGCTCCCAGAAATTAAAGATGGCTTGCCTGATGATCAATCAATTACTGGTAATGTGAATCCAGAAATGGTGACCAAAAAGAAACATGGTGAAGATGGGAAACTTTTCATCTTGACCACCACTTCTAATGCAGAAGATACCACAGTATTAAAGTTGGGAAATAAATCTATGCCACAAATGCAGAATAACTGGAGCAATCTGAAAAAACTGATCCTCCTTAAAAGATTCATCAAGTCATTAGAAAAGGTGAGGAAGTTCAACCAACGAGAGCCACAATATCTGCCCCTGGACCCCAACTCTGAAGCAAAAATTGTTCATCTAAGGCATCACAGcacagaagaaagaaaaaaagctGAGGAATGGATGCTTGATTATGCACTTCAACAAGTTCTTGCTAAACTAACTCCAGCTAGGAAAAGAAAAGTGGAGCTGCTTGTAGAAGCGTTTGAAACAGTCACTCCCACTTTGGAAGTTAAAAATCATCAATGGCATAGTGTGGCAGCCTCTCCTCATGCAAAACTCATACTTGCCTAAATTATGGATTCATTAGGTAAGAACAAACTTTCTCAGTTCTTACTTCCCTTTCTTTGCAATTAAGGCAATAAGCCACATTACTGCAGCAGAGTGTCATATAAAAGATATGTCAATAAAGCTACATCATCATAAGCTAAAGCCCCTTGGACAGAAGAGGCTCCCCTAGTCAGAAGGgttcaaagtttaatttatagAAAAGTCTATCACTTAATGCTTCTTATCTCAATTTATAATTCCATTAGACTCTCTCAACATTCAAAAATAGTAGTGCATCCATAAATAGCATAGATCTTCTGTTTTAATGTGTGATATTTTGAGCTCATGCTAAATTTATCTACACTGATGTTGTCTCTCCCTTCTATGTCAA includes:
- the LOC123225107 gene encoding uncharacterized protein LOC123225107 isoform X2, whose product is MDSFNVGVEADSEDCAESKMLSISDAPSEDEIENSKSRHREANHKMKLRSIRLSRLPSIRSCMRLKKSPSCQSPSLLSGYAASTEESTPIVISDASQEPNYIKPTSCSNAKNGNFQKPSRMLSSRSTFKPVKSPTRVSSTKFRRLLMRVSSRGIDQKNILWKTRSIKIASIGNPRASSRKEENAHDQPSILLTSKADTSETYSKAHLHSSLNNPESSIHNNDQNRRNSKIAKSKSDSSARVFKRSTTLRPQRFLTKTASLKPKRPSKKCSEFSEDLDLSVVRATCSSTLKKFSPVLGCKWEEMNLEESQL
- the LOC123225107 gene encoding uncharacterized protein LOC123225107 isoform X3; translation: MLSISDAPSEDEIENSKSRHREANHKMKLRSIRLSRLPSIRSCMRLKKSPSCQSPSLLSGYAASTEESTPIVISDASQEPNYIKPTSCSNAKNGNFQKPSRMLSSRSTFKPVKSPTRVSSTKFRRLLMRVSSRGIDQKNILWKTRSIKIASIGNPRASSRKEENAHDQPSILLTSKADTSETYSKAHLHSSLNNPESSIHNNDQNRRNSKIAKSKSDSSARVFKRSTTLRPQRFLTKTASLKPKRPSKKCSEFSEDLDLSVVRATCSSTLKKFSPVLGCKWEEMNLEESQL
- the LOC123225107 gene encoding calmodulin binding protein PICBP-like isoform X1 codes for the protein MKIRDSDAGNQKFVLWQSGAIKLVQEAFDKVLSEIPDQPADDQSITSDTSEQDFLEKKQVEDRKDDISCSFDRSNESVVQDPEETQLNVINSDTSEERKAASQLGGKSSRQISKNWSNLKKIIILKRFVKALEKLRNFNPQKPQCLPVKPDLETEKVSLRHQDTEERKNTEEWMLDFALRQVISKLAPAQKRKVALLVQAFETVSPLPETSANMRPNATASAQATPAQATSEQNNKLLSRASDAEMSMSFKDTLEQVGGFSCAKQLIQGKCSELKERSVPCGDSNTVMSTLVSNAVQTNLEEGKQLLSSLIK